In Indicator indicator isolate 239-I01 chromosome 16, UM_Iind_1.1, whole genome shotgun sequence, one genomic interval encodes:
- the ONECUT1 gene encoding hepatocyte nuclear factor 6, with amino-acid sequence MNAQLAMENIGDLHGVSHEPVPAAADLMSGSPHHRSAVAHRGSHLPAHPRSMGMASILDGGDYHHHHRPPDHALTGPLHPTMTMACETPPGMSMSSTYTTLTPLQPLPPISTVSDKFPHHHHHHHHHHHPHQRIPGNVSGSFTLMRDERGLASMNNLYTPYHKDVTGMGQSLSPLSGSGLGSIHNSQQGLPHYAHPSATMPAEKMLTPNGFEAHHPAMLARHGDQHLTPTSAGMVPINGIPHHPHAHLNAQNHGQILGSAREQNPSVTGSQVNSGSNSGQMEEINTKEVAQRITTELKRYSIPQAIFAQRVLCRSQGTLSDLLRNPKPWSKLKSGRETFRRMWKWLQEPEFQRMSALRLAACKRKEQEHGKDRGNTPKKPRLVFTDVQRRTLHAIFKENKRPSKELQITISQQLGLELSTVSNFFMNARRRSLDKWQDEGSSNSGNSSSSSSTCTKA; translated from the exons ATGAACGCGCAGCTGGCGATGGAGAACATCGGCGATCTGCATGGGGTGAGCCATGAGCCGGTGCCCGCCGCCGCTGACCTGATGAGCGGCAGCCCTCATCACCGGAGCGCAGTGGCCCACCGCGGCAGCCACCTGCCAGCCCACCCGCGCTCCATGGGCATGGCGTCCATCCTCGACGGCGGCgactaccaccaccaccaccggCCGCCCGACCACGCGCTGACGGGCCCCCTGCACCCCACCATGACCATGGCCTGCGAGACACCCCCCGGCATGAGCATGAGCAGCACCTACACCACATtaacccctctgcagcctctacCTCCCATCTCGACAGTCTCGGACAAgttccctcaccaccaccatcaccatcaccatcatcaccacccCCACCAGCGGATACCGGGCAACGTGAGCGGCAGCTTCACGCTCATGCGGGACGAGAGGGGTCTGGCGTCTATGAACAATCTCTACACCCCTTACCACAAGGATGTTACCGGCATGGGGCAAAGCCTCTCTCCGTTATCTGGATCGGGCCtggggagcatccacaactccCAGCAAGGGCTGCCCCACTACGCTCACCCCAGTGCGACCATGCCCGCCGAAAAAATGCTCACCCCAAACGGATTTGAAGCCCACCATCCTGCCATGTTAGCCAGGCATGGCGATCAACACCTCACCCCCACATCCGCTGGCATGGTGCCTATCAACGGGATCCCACACCACCCCCATGCCCACTTGAATGCCCAGAACCACGGGCAGATTCTGGGCTCGGCCAGGGAGCAAAACCCTTCTGTAACTGGTTCGCAGGTCAACAGTGGAAGTAATTCAGGGCAAATGGAAGAAATCAATACCAAAGAAGTAGCTCAGAGGATCACCACCGAGCTCAAGCGATACAGCATCCCCCAGGCTATCTTCGCCCAGAGGGTGCTGTGCCGCTCTCAAGGGACTCTCTCAGACCTGCTGAGGAACCCtaagccctggagcaagctcaAATCCGGCCGGGAGACCTTCCGCAGGATGTGGAAGTGGCTCCAGGAGCCGGAGTTTCAGAGGATGTCTGCTCTGCGGCTGGCAG CGTGCAAGAGGAAAGAACAAGAGCATGGGAAGGATAGAGGGAATACACCCAAAAAGCCTCGGTTGGTCTTCACAGATGTCCAGCGTCGAACTCTACATGCAATATTCAAGGAAAATAAGCGTCCGTCCAAAGAATTGCAAATCACCATTTCCCAGCAGCTCGGGTTGGAGCTGAGCACCGTCAGCAACTTTTTCATGAATGCACGGAGGAGGAGTCTGGATAAGTGGCAAGACGAGGGCAGCTCCAATTCAGGCAACTCATCTTCTTCATCAAGCACTTGTACCAAAGCATGA